One Brassica napus cultivar Da-Ae chromosome A1, Da-Ae, whole genome shotgun sequence genomic region harbors:
- the LOC111199774 gene encoding transcription factor bHLH119-like isoform X3, whose product MGEDDIVELLWKSGHLVRSSQAQRPSVPPPPPVLRGSGSGGGGSGEESAPLPLPPPLQQPSDDQNLFIREDEMASWLLHHHPLREEDDFHSHLFYSGVVSAVPSTQPQASVSLAPPLPIPPAIHTPTAAERSMGQVIVERRGENFLNFSRLRGNIHTSGGVEVAAAPWVPVVVRDLTQVGSSATPSSSAPESCLTPATVTGGVAQTFAVPSLSRKVVETETEPAQIKPSTETTEAADERKRKEREEAAEDTEETGEEARGSTSRKRSRAAEMHNISERRRREKINEKLKALQELIPRCNKTDKASMLEDAIEYVKSLQLQIQMMSMGGGGMMPMMYNPNMQCFMPPSAMGMNRPSFIPFPGTAFPRPPAHMAALGPPYPAPPLYPFPNVHQPDPNQPQFPSYLNPYSQFVGLQQMQPPPPPLQEGVLKCFNRNKQHHI is encoded by the exons at GGGTGAAGATGATATCGTGGAGCTCTTATGGAAGAGCGGCCATCTTGTTCGAAGCAGCCAGGCACAGAGACCCTctgttcctcctcctcctcctgttcTACGAGGCAGCGGCAGTGGCGGCGGTGGTAGTGGAGAAGAAAGTGCTCCGCTTCCGCTTCCTCCGCCTCTCCAGCAACCTTCCGATGATCAGAATCTTTTCATACGGGAAGACGAAATGGCGTCTTGGCTTCttcaccatcatcctctccgCGAAGAAGATGATTTCCACTCCCATCTTTTCTACTCCGGCGTCGTCTCAGCCGTCCCATCTACTCAGCCGCAGGCCTCCGTCTCTCTCGCACCACCCCTACCGATACCACCAGCTATTCACACTCCAACGGCGGCGGAGAGATCGATGGGTCAGGTGATCGTCGAGAGAAGGGGTGAGAACTTCTTAAACTTCTCGAGGCTAAGAGGGAACATACATACAAGCGGTGGAGTCGAAGTAGCAGCTGCACCGTGGGTTCCGGTGGTGGTTAGAGATTTGACGCAGGTGGGATCAAGCGCGACACCGTCGTCTTCGGCACCCGAGTCCTGTCTGACACCAGCGACGGTCACTGGCGGAGTCGCGCAGACTTTTGCAGTCCCCAGTCTTAGTCGGAAGGTGGTTGAGACGGAGACAGAACCGGCTCAGATAAAACCATCGACTGAGACTACGGAAGCTGCGGATGAGAGGAAGCgtaaagagagagaagaagccGCTGAAGATACTGAG GAAACTGGTGAAGAAGCTCGTGGCTCAACTTCTAGGAAGAGGTCACGCGCTGCGGAAATGCATAACATCTCCGAAAGG aGAAGGAGAGAAAAGATCAACGAGAAGCTCAAGGCTCTCCAAGAACTCATTCCTCGCTGCAACAAG ACTGATAAAGCTTCAATGCTGGAAGATGCTATCGAGTACGTTAAGTCGCTACAGCTGCAAATACAG ATGATGTCAATGGGAGGCGGGGGTATGATGCCGATGATGTATAATCCAAACATGCAATGTTTCATGCCCCCCTCGGCAATGGGAATGAACCGGCCTTCATTTATACCTTTCCCCGGTACTGCTTTTCCTAGGCCGCCGGCTCACATGGCAGCTCTAGGCCCACCTTATCCAGCACCACCGCTATATCCTTTTCCAAACGTGCATCAGCCTGACCCGAACCAGCCT